One Rhodococcus sp. P1Y DNA window includes the following coding sequences:
- a CDS encoding DUF4352 domain-containing protein, with the protein MTFPHDPNQPQPSGQAPYGQTQPFAQTPQGQPQAPYGAQPPHGQPYPQQPYGQPPAKKKRKWPWVVGGVVVVLIVAGMVGGGDEDKSSTTAQSTSSVAVAPPAGANASLEAVAAPVEPATSAPEPEEAVPGIGQEVRDGKFGFVVTGVETGVATLGDNPYLQKDALGQFVLVSVTVTNVSDKAQSYFGSNQKLIDAQGREFENDAMAAINLEAETAIGGDINPGLSQNITIVFDIPVDAVPATLEVHDSVFSGGAEISLQ; encoded by the coding sequence ATGACGTTTCCGCACGACCCCAACCAGCCCCAGCCCTCCGGACAGGCACCATACGGTCAGACTCAGCCCTTTGCGCAGACCCCTCAAGGGCAGCCCCAGGCTCCCTACGGCGCCCAACCGCCGCACGGTCAGCCCTACCCGCAGCAACCGTACGGCCAGCCGCCCGCGAAGAAGAAGCGGAAGTGGCCGTGGGTTGTGGGTGGCGTCGTGGTCGTGCTGATCGTGGCCGGGATGGTCGGTGGGGGTGACGAGGATAAGTCGAGCACGACAGCACAATCCACATCATCTGTCGCGGTTGCACCTCCTGCTGGCGCGAACGCATCGTTGGAGGCCGTGGCGGCGCCCGTCGAACCGGCTACGTCTGCACCGGAACCCGAAGAGGCGGTTCCAGGGATCGGCCAAGAAGTGCGTGACGGCAAATTCGGCTTCGTCGTGACCGGCGTCGAGACGGGTGTAGCAACTCTCGGAGATAACCCGTACCTGCAAAAGGACGCATTGGGGCAATTCGTCCTGGTCAGTGTCACGGTCACCAATGTGTCCGACAAGGCGCAGAGCTACTTCGGCTCGAATCAAAAGCTGATCGACGCGCAAGGGCGCGAGTTCGAGAACGACGCAATGGCTGCGATCAACCTCGAGGCAGAAACTGCTATTGGAGGCGACATCAACCCCGGACTGTCGCAGAACATAACAATCGTGTTCGACATACCAGTGGATGCGGTACCCGCGACGCTCGAGGTGCATGACTCCGTGTTCTCCGGTGGGGCCGAGATCTCCCTGCAGTAA